In Helianthus annuus cultivar XRQ/B chromosome 3, HanXRQr2.0-SUNRISE, whole genome shotgun sequence, a single window of DNA contains:
- the LOC110930848 gene encoding eIF-2-alpha kinase GCN2 → MGHSSKKKKKRAGTGRRRPPSDHTSIDGVGGELLSDELTALCAILQEDYDVVSESPPQIKIKLRPYSQDSGYEDVDVSAFLSIRFLPGYPYKYPKLTIIPEKGLSKSDADNLLSLLHDQANLNAREGRVMIYNLVEAAQEFLSEVVTIDQPHLSRKNATVSCDRPSKGPFVYGFLDLFIGSGESWHWGLSVEESNSTIVALDNLNNGAQPSWEKVNPTLKMGVIEGGQLKVKSTERLDILEEDDSKSTDSLASQSAEPVENVSVGEDYPLAEDTEEETDYDETESDILESASSVDHHQISHTVERDLILAHLLRLACAPKGPLADALTDVTSELVNLGIVSDRVADLATGSSSLFDRSFNQAFGNRMVASKISNFWKTAADSKGQHTSPTLSSRYLNDFEELQPIGHGGFGHVVLCKNKLDGRQYAVKKIRLKDKSQPLDDRILREVATLSRLQHQHVVRYYQAWFETGDAGFYDDATWGSRTAASSSYSYIDHTSTDVIGQDNKVGTYLYIQMEYCPRTLRQMFESYSHFDKKDAWHLFRQIVEGLAHIHSQGIIHRDLTPNNIFFDARSDIKIGDFGLAKFLKLEQLDQDVDPAETTGVSVDGTGQIGTYFYTAPEIEQRWPKINEKADMYSLGIVFFELWHPFSTGMERHIVLSDLKKKGELPSDWVAEFPEQAALLRRMMSSSPSDRPSANELLQHACPPRMESELLDNILRTMHNSEDTSIYDKVVNAIFSEEILSTKIQDNDTETLKLGRNVTSSIQHTDLDTEIRDLVSEVSAAVFRLHCAKHLETIPMRLLGDSVQFNRNNVKLLTNGGDMLELCHELRLPFINWVVLNQKSTFKRFEIGYVYRRSIGHSPPNRYLQGDFDVIGGDSAITEAEVIKATMDIITRFFHPESCDIHLNHGDLLEAIWSWIGIKADHRQKVAELLSLLGSLRPQSTERKTKWVVIRRQLRQELNITEGAVNKLQTVGLRFCGSADHALPRLRGALPSDTLTRKALDELSQLFNYLRIWKIDKHVFIDPLMPPTEGYHRDSFFQIYLRKDNTLGSHTEGTLLAVGGRYDYLLHRMWQSEYKSNPPGAVGTSLALETIIHHSSVDVYRPFRNDSSRSVLVCSRGGGGLLEKRMELVTELREDDIKAEFVPTLDPSLTEQYEYANENDIKCLIIISDTGVSQNGSVKIRHLELKKEKEVSRESLANFLSDAMASQFRNPSIWN, encoded by the exons ATGGGGCACAgttccaagaagaagaagaagcgtgCCGGAACAGGGCGGCGTAGGCCACCGTCCGATCACACTTCCATCGACGGCGTTGGCGGCGAGCTTCTCTCCGATGAGCTTACGGCACT GTGTGCTATATTACAAGAAGACTATGATGTTGTTTCAGAATCTCCACCCCAAATCAAGATTAAGCTAAG ACCGTACTCACAAGATTCAGGCTACGAGGATGTGGATGTTTCTGCTTTTCTTTCAATAAG GTTTTTACCTGGATACCCTTACAAGTATCCGAAGCTTACAATAATTCCAGAAAAAGGGTTATCAAAATCTGATGCAGATAATCTTTTGTCCTTGCTTCATGACCAA GCCAATTTAAACGCACGAGAAGGACGCGTGATGATTTATAACTTGGTAGAGGCCGCACAAGAATTCTTGTCTGAAGTTGTCACAATAGACCAACCACAT TTATCTCGAAAGAATGCTACAGTTTCATGTGACAGGCCTTCAAAGGGGCCTTTCGTATATGGTTTTCTCGATCTTTTTATAGGCTCTGGGGAGTCGTGGCACTGGGGACTTTCAGTTGAAGAGAGCAACAGCACAATCGTTGCCTTAGATAACCTGAACAACGGTGCTCAGCCTTCATGGGAAAAAGTCAACCCAACCTTGAAGATGGGGGTGATTGAGGGTGGTCAACTAAAAGTCAAATCTACTGAAAGACTTGATATTCTGGAAGAAGATGATAGTAAGAGTACTGATTCTCTTGCATCACAATCTGCAGAACCAGTGGAGAATGTTAGCGTTGGTGAG GATTATCCTCTAGCAGAGGATACAGAAGAAGAAACTGATTACGACGAGACTGAAAGTGATATATTAGAATCAGCATCATCTGTGGATCACCATCAAATTTCACATACTGTTGAGAGAGATTTGATTCTG GCTCATTTACTGCGACTTGCTTGTGCTCCTAAAGGTCCACTTGCTGATGCCTTAACCGATGTAACATCGGAGTTGGTTAACCTAGGG ATTGTTTCAGACCGGGTGGCAGATTTAGCTACGGGTTCATCATCACTTTTTGACAGAAGCTTTAACCAAGCCTTTGGAAATCGTATG GTAGCCTCAAAGATATCGAATTTTTGGAAAACTGCCGCTGATTCCAAAGGGCAGCATACCTCACCTACATTAAGCTCACGGTATTTGAATGATTTTGAGGAGCTTCAACCCATTG GCCATGGTGGATTTGGTCATGTAGTGCTATGCAAGAATAAGCTGGACGGAAGACAGTATGCTGTTAAGAAGATTCGACTAAAGGACAAAAGTCAACCTTTAGATGACAGAATTTTGAG AGAAGTAGCCACTCTTTCCCGATTGCAGCACCAACATGTTGTACGTTACTATCAG GCATGGTTTGAAACAGGAGATGCTGGTTTTTATGATGATGCCACCTGGGGTTCCAGGACTGCAGCTAGTTCTAGTTACAGTTATATAGATCATACTTCAACTGATGTCATAGGGCAAGACAACAAAGTCGGAACATATCTCTATATTCAAATGGAATACTGCCCAAG GACTCTTCGGCAAATGTTTGAATCTTATAGTCATTTTGATAAGAAGGATGCATGGCACTTGTTTCGTCAAATTGTAGAAGGCCTGGCCCACATACATAGTCAAGGAATTATTCACCGTGACTTGACTccaaataatattttttttgatGCTCGCAGTGATATTAAAATTGGGGATTTTGGTCTTG CTAAGTTCTTGAAGCTGGAGCAGTTGGATCAGGATGTCGATCCTGCTGAAACAACTGGAGTGTCGGTTGATGGTACTGGTCAGATTGGTACTTATTTTTATACTGCACCAGAAATCGAGCAACGATGGCCGAAAATTAACGAGAAA GCTGATATGTATAGCTTAGGGATTGTATTTTTTGAGCTCTGGCATCCGTTTAGCACTGGAATGGAAAGACACATTGTTCTTTCTGACTTAAAAAAGAAGGGCGAACTTCCATCAGATTGGGTTGCTGAGTTCCCTGAACAGGCGGCTTTATTGCGCCGCATGATGTCATCAAGCCCATCGGACCGCCCCTCCGCCAATGAACTCCTTCAACATGCTTGTCCTCCAAGAATGGAATCTGAGTTGCTAGACA ATATTTTACGAACAATGCATAATTCTGAGGACACTAGCATTTATGATAAAGTTGTGAATGCTATTTTCAGTGAAGAGATATTGAGCACTAAAATCCAAGATAACGATACGGAAACACTGAAATTAGGTCGAAATGTTACCTCATCTATACAACATACAGATTTAGACACTGAAATTCGTGATCTGGTTTCGGAGGTATCTGCTGCAGTGTTTAGGTTACATTGTGCAAAGCATTTGGAAACAATTCCAATGCGTTTGCTAGGAGATTCTGTACAGTTTAACAG GAATAACGTTAAGCTTTTGACAAACGGTGGAGACATGCTAGAACTCTGCCATGAGCTACGTTTGCCCTTTATAAATTGGGTTGTTTTAAACCAG AAATCTACTTTCAAACGATTCGAAATTGGTTATGTATATCGTAGATCAATTGGTCATTCCCCACCAAATCGATATCTCCAG GGTGACTTTGATGTTATTGGAGGCGATTCTGCAATCACAGAGGCCGAGGTTATCAAG GCTACAATGGACATTATAACCCGTTTTTTCCATCCGGAATCATGTGACATACATCTGAATCACGGGGATTTATTAGAAGCAATTTGGTCATGGATTGGGATTAAAGCAGACCATAGACAAAAAGTAGCAGAA CTTTTGTCTCTCTTGGGCTCCTTGCGCCCCCAGTCCACTGAAAGGAAAACAAAGTGGGTGGTAATAAGACGGCAACTTAGACAG GAACTTAATATCACAGAAGGCGCTGTCAATAAGTTGCAGACGGTGGGTTTACGGTTTTGTGGAAGTGCGGATCACGCCCTCCCTAGATTGAGAGGTGCACTTCCCTCTG ATACACTTACACGAAAGGCGCTTGATGAACTTTCTCAGCTATTTAATTATTTACGGATCTGGAAAATTGATAAACATGTTTTCATTGATCCTCTTATGCCACCCACCGAGGGTTATCACCGGGACTCGTTTTTCCag ATTTATCTAAGGAAGGATAATACTCTCGGTTCACATACAGAAGGGACATTGCTTGCCGTTGGTGGTCGTTATGATTATCTCCTTCACCGTATGTGGCAATCGGAATAT AAATCAAATCCTCCAGGAGCAGTTGGGACCAGTCTTGCTTTAGAAACCATTATTCACCATTCTTCTGTTGATGTTTACAGACCCTTTAG